GCGGAACCGCGCCATTTCCGTGCGCGAGTTTATCCGAGGTCTGGGCAAATCGGAAGTCTATCGAGAGCAGATTGCCGAACTCAACTCCAACTATCGAGTGGTTGAGCTAACAGTGCAGCGCTTTTTGGGTCGCCCGTCCTACGGCAAACAGGAGCAAATCGCCTGGTCGATTGTGATTGCCACCAAAGGGCTGCATGGCTTTATTGATGCGGTGGTGGACAGCGACGAATATCGTTCCAACTTCGGCGACGACATTGTGCCCTATCAGCGCCGCCGCATGGAGGCACGACCGTTTAATCTGGTGAACCCGCGCTATAACGACTATTGGCGCGGTCGCCTGCTGGAGCGGGAAATGATGACCCGTTCTTACTACCAGGTGCGGCAGTATCAGGCGGGCGAACTGGACAAGAAAGTGGTGCGGCAAGCGATTCCGGCATCCTTCTTCATCATGGCAAAGGGTATCATCACGCCACAGCTTACGCCCCAGCGCGACGTGGCCCGCTCCACCTCCAGCGCCATCAAGGTGCCCGATATGAGCCGCGACGACAACGGCACCCCCAAGCCTACCGTCAAGCCTGTCGCCGCTCGGTTGCCCTACAGCTATATCCCGCCGCTGAAGAAGAATTAGGGTTTCGGTATCCGGTGTCAGGGGTTGGGGTTCAGGAATTTACTCACGTCCTGGCCCCTACATCTGGTTCCCAAACCCCTAACTCCTAAACTCTAACCTCTGGAAAACCATGAGCATTCCCCTTCTTGCATACAAACCTGCGTCTCAAAACCAGCGCGTGCCGGGTTATGAAGTCGGCAACGAGGACACCCCCTATATCTATCGCTTGGAAGACGCAGCCGATAACTCCGACATCGAGCAGCTAATTTGGGCGGCCTATCGCCAAGTGTTCAGCGAGCACGTCATTTTGAAAAGCAGCCGTCAGGGTGATCTGGAATCGCAGTTGAAGAACCGCTCGATTACAGTGCGGGACTTTATTCGCGGGCTGGCCAAGTCGGAAACCTACCGCAAGCTGGTGGTGGAAACCAATTCTAACTACCGGATTGTGGACATTACGCTGAAGCGCCTGCTGGGTCGTGCGTCCTACAACCAGGATGAGCAAATCGCCTGGTCGATTGTGATTGCCACCGAAGGCTTTGAGGGCTTTGTCGATCAACTGCTAGACAGCGACGAGTATAGCACCAACTTTGGTGACAACACGGTTCCCTACCAGCGGCGGCGCTATCGCGATCGCCCCTTTAACTTGGTGACTCCCCGCTATGGCGACTATTGGCGCGATCGCCTAGAAGCCGAGCGCTATAAGTGGGGTGACGTTCGCAACTTCCTCGAAATGGCGAAGGCCGTACAGCCAAAGCCGATGCAGTTTACCTCGGTGTCTACAGCAAATATCAAAATTCCCGATATGAGCCGCAGCAGCGCCACCGCAGGCGTGCCCGTGTCCATCAGCCCCTCGGCCAGCTTCCCCGTCCGCTAAAAGTCTGGCCTTCAGGCGTTGGCGGTTTGTGAAAGGCGGTTTGTGAAAACTGCGGATCAACCCTCAACGCCTGAAGCGCTGGAAACTGTTTAAGACACCTAAGGCACCTAAGGCGCATTAAGGCACGTTAGGATACGCGCTGATTTCCGTTCTAGATTGACCACCTCTTGCATAAGAGACTTGCATAGAAGATTGGATTTAGCCGTTCAGAGCTAATTTATGAAGCAAATCTTAAGAAGCCTGAAACTCTTGGCATGTGTGGCTTTGAGGTCATGTTTGCCCAGGAAAAGCGGTTTCTCGGAAATCCTTGATTAACAAGGCTTTCAGGCTCCTTTACAAATTAGCTCTCAAACTTGTCCGTTCAAACTTAGCCGTTCAACCATAGTTCGTGCAGTGATTCGCGCTAATTTTCTCAACTCTGGCTAAATCGTATTTTGAGATTGTTCTACTGTCGGGTTAGGGATTGGTTCGCAAAGATTGAAACCGGTGTGTTTTTTAGCTGACTGATTGTTTGATGAAGGGGCGATCGCCCGCATACTGTGCCCAATCGTTCCAGCTTACTCAGCCTGAATGCAACGCTATGCTCTGGTGCATTCGGGTTCCTGTAGAATCCCCGACCCCTGACTCTGTGCAAGAAGTCTCTTCACCTTTCAGATGTTGAAGGAGAAATCGAGATGACATTGCCTCTTTTAGACTACAAGCCAACCGCGCAAAACCAGCGGGTATCTAGCTTTGGCACGGTTGATACCAACGGCGACATTCTCTATATCTATCGGCTCGAAGACTCTCGTGCGGCGGATGAGGTGGACGAGTTGATCAACGCTGCCTATCGCCAGGTGTTTAACGAGCAAGAGCAGCTTCGGTTTAATCGCCAAATTGCGCTGGAAACCCAGCTCCGCAACCACTCCATTTCCGTGCGGGACTTCATTCGGGGGCTAGCCAAGTCGGAGCGATTCTATCGGCTGGTGGTGGAGCCAAACAACAACTATCGCCTGGTCGAAATGTGCCTGAAGCGGCTCCTTGGCCGTGCGCCCTACAGCAAAGACGAAGAAATCGCCTGGTCGATTGTGATCGCCACCAAGGGCTGGGGCGGCTTCGTGGATACGCTGATCGACAGCGACGAGTATGCCCAGGCCTTTGGCGACAACGTGGTGCCCTATCAGCGCAAACGGATGGGCGATCGCCCCTTCAGCTTTACCCCGCGCTATGGAGCCGCCTACCACGACAAGCTGCCGAAGCCCCGCCCCTACGTCCCTGCGGGTCGATTTGCCCTGATCTTTGACCAGCCTTTCGACCTGCAAGCCTTCCTCAAGACGGCCAACTGGGGGCGCGTGTCGATTGTTGTGCTGACGCTGGTGCTGATGCTGGTCGTGCTGGCGCTGGTGAGTTCGCTGCCCGGAGCCACCGGATAAGCTGGATTCCATTTGCAAAAAAGCCGATTGCAGATGGAGTCTAGAGGTTCAATCCACGGGATAATAAGCCAAAGACTGTCGTTAGACCGCTGGCTTGAACCATTTCAGACGTTCCATAAAACTGAAGGGAGATACTTGAATGGCGTTGCCGTTGCTTGAATACAAACCAACCACTCAGAACCAACGGGTTCGCAGCTTTGGCGCTGCTGACCAGAACGAGGACACTCCGTACATCTATCGTCTAGAAGACGCTGCGGACGATTCCGATATGCAGCAAGTCATCTGGGCGGCCTATCGTCAGGTGTTTAGCGAACATCAGATCCTCAAATTCAACCGGCAGCCCGCGCTGGAATCTCAGCTCAAAAACCGTGTGATCACCGTGCGCGACTTTGTGCGGGGGCTGGCGCTGTCTGAGCGCTTTTACAGCCAGGTTGTGAGCGTGAACGACAACTATCGCTTGGTGGACATTACGCTGCGCCGCCTGCTGGGTCGCAAAGCCTATAACCAAGACGAAACCATTGCCTGGTCAATCGTGATCGCCACCAAGGGCTTCGACGGTTTTGTGGATGCGCTGCTCGATAGCGAAGAATATACCAACGCCTTTGGGGACTATACCGTGCCCTATCAGCGCAAGCGCATGGGCAACCGCGATGAGGGTCGTCCTTTTAACCTGGTAACGCCG
The Thermoleptolyngbya sichuanensis A183 DNA segment above includes these coding regions:
- a CDS encoding phycobilisome rod-core linker polypeptide; this translates as MSIPLLEITPKTQNQRVPGYDVPDEDDARIYRLTDATSDTDVNNIIWACYRQIFSEHLILESYRQEFLESQLRNRAISVREFIRGLGKSEVYREQIAELNSNYRVVELTVQRFLGRPSYGKQEQIAWSIVIATKGLHGFIDAVVDSDEYRSNFGDDIVPYQRRRMEARPFNLVNPRYNDYWRGRLLEREMMTRSYYQVRQYQAGELDKKVVRQAIPASFFIMAKGIITPQLTPQRDVARSTSSAIKVPDMSRDDNGTPKPTVKPVAARLPYSYIPPLKKN
- a CDS encoding phycobilisome rod-core linker polypeptide codes for the protein MSIPLLAYKPASQNQRVPGYEVGNEDTPYIYRLEDAADNSDIEQLIWAAYRQVFSEHVILKSSRQGDLESQLKNRSITVRDFIRGLAKSETYRKLVVETNSNYRIVDITLKRLLGRASYNQDEQIAWSIVIATEGFEGFVDQLLDSDEYSTNFGDNTVPYQRRRYRDRPFNLVTPRYGDYWRDRLEAERYKWGDVRNFLEMAKAVQPKPMQFTSVSTANIKIPDMSRSSATAGVPVSISPSASFPVR
- a CDS encoding phycobilisome rod-core linker polypeptide, translated to MTLPLLDYKPTAQNQRVSSFGTVDTNGDILYIYRLEDSRAADEVDELINAAYRQVFNEQEQLRFNRQIALETQLRNHSISVRDFIRGLAKSERFYRLVVEPNNNYRLVEMCLKRLLGRAPYSKDEEIAWSIVIATKGWGGFVDTLIDSDEYAQAFGDNVVPYQRKRMGDRPFSFTPRYGAAYHDKLPKPRPYVPAGRFALIFDQPFDLQAFLKTANWGRVSIVVLTLVLMLVVLALVSSLPGATG
- a CDS encoding phycobilisome rod-core linker polypeptide, giving the protein MALPLLEYKPTTQNQRVRSFGAADQNEDTPYIYRLEDAADDSDMQQVIWAAYRQVFSEHQILKFNRQPALESQLKNRVITVRDFVRGLALSERFYSQVVSVNDNYRLVDITLRRLLGRKAYNQDETIAWSIVIATKGFDGFVDALLDSEEYTNAFGDYTVPYQRKRMGNRDEGRPFNLVTPRYGEEFRDKVGTTKTDWRFVVEKFYSRKFQERMLSEGDPRKYRDMAAAVGAKGNYAQTLRANDIDYLNKVPYRGRR